A single genomic interval of Roseomonas aeriglobus harbors:
- a CDS encoding 23S rRNA (adenine(2030)-N(6))-methyltransferase RlmJ, which translates to MNYRHSYHAGNSADVVKHSLLIALVRALQQKPGALTLIDTHAGCGLYDLGGEQAQRTGEAAHGVLRAFADPTPLLDDYRAAVRAVNVGADPDRYPGSPQFLVQLLRPQDVLILNEKHPEDAASLRAAMRGTPAAVHERDAYELWLAMVPTRTPRGVVVVDPPYEQTDERERITTTLAAAHRKWAHGVTVVWYPLKDRATHLQWKGKLRRLGIPKFLSVEHWLYDADQPGAYNGAGLFIVNPPYAFTQALPPLLEALRAALAPDGHRGEISAYWLKE; encoded by the coding sequence GTGAACTACCGTCATTCTTACCATGCCGGCAACAGCGCCGATGTCGTGAAGCACAGCCTGCTGATCGCGCTTGTCCGGGCCTTACAGCAGAAGCCGGGCGCGCTGACGCTGATTGATACCCATGCCGGTTGTGGGCTCTACGACCTCGGCGGCGAACAGGCGCAGCGCACGGGGGAGGCGGCTCACGGCGTGCTGCGGGCTTTTGCCGATCCGACCCCCCTGCTCGACGACTATCGCGCCGCCGTGCGCGCGGTAAACGTCGGAGCAGACCCTGACCGCTACCCCGGCTCCCCGCAGTTTCTGGTGCAGCTTTTGCGCCCGCAGGATGTGCTAATACTGAACGAAAAGCATCCGGAAGACGCCGCCTCTCTGCGCGCTGCGATGCGCGGGACGCCCGCTGCCGTCCATGAACGCGACGCCTATGAACTGTGGCTGGCGATGGTTCCGACCCGGACGCCGCGTGGCGTGGTGGTGGTCGACCCGCCGTACGAGCAGACCGACGAGCGCGAGCGTATCACCACAACGCTCGCCGCGGCACATCGCAAATGGGCGCATGGGGTGACGGTCGTCTGGTATCCGCTGAAAGACCGCGCCACGCATCTTCAGTGGAAGGGGAAACTGCGGCGGCTCGGCATTCCGAAGTTCCTGTCGGTCGAGCATTGGCTGTACGATGCCGACCAGCCCGGCGCCTACAACGGTGCGGGTCTGTTCATCGTCAACCCGCCCTATGCCTTCACCCAGGCGCTGCCGCCCCTACTCGAAGCGCTACGCGCCGCGCTGGCGCCCGACGGTCATCGCGGTGAGATTTCCGCCTATTGGCTGAAAGAATAG
- a CDS encoding D-glycerate dehydrogenase, producing the protein MAEPRPARPRVIVTRDLPDAVLSRLSALFDAELNLTDAPMDRVSLAAAMADCDVLVPTVTDAIDADLIAAAGPRLKLIANYGAGVNHIDLKAARARRILVTNTPGVLTEDTADMTMALILSVPRRLAEGEKLVRSGAWSGWSPGGMLGHRIGGKALAIVGMGRIGQAVARRARAFGLTIHYHNRHRLPKVVEAELQAEWHPNLDEMLAMADIVTLHTPRNPDSENLIDAHRIALMKPAAYLINTSRGGILDEDALVDALEGGRLAGAGLDVWKHEPAIDPRLLALPNVVMLPHMGSATYEGRLAMGERVIANIKAWSDGHRPPDQVLEGWA; encoded by the coding sequence ATGGCCGAACCGCGCCCCGCCCGCCCCCGGGTGATCGTCACCCGTGACCTGCCCGATGCGGTGCTGTCGCGACTGTCTGCGCTGTTCGATGCCGAGTTGAACCTCACCGACGCACCGATGGACCGTGTCAGCCTGGCCGCGGCGATGGCGGATTGCGACGTGCTGGTTCCTACCGTCACCGACGCGATCGACGCCGATCTGATCGCAGCGGCCGGGCCGCGCCTCAAGCTAATCGCCAATTACGGCGCTGGCGTGAACCACATCGACCTGAAAGCGGCGCGCGCACGGCGTATCCTCGTCACCAACACGCCAGGCGTGCTGACGGAGGATACCGCCGACATGACGATGGCGCTGATCCTGTCGGTGCCGCGTCGGCTGGCGGAAGGGGAAAAGCTGGTCCGTTCGGGCGCCTGGAGCGGCTGGTCGCCCGGGGGCATGCTCGGGCACCGCATCGGCGGCAAGGCGCTGGCGATCGTCGGCATGGGGCGCATCGGCCAGGCCGTCGCCCGCCGCGCCCGCGCCTTCGGTCTGACGATCCATTATCACAATCGCCATCGGCTGCCCAAGGTCGTGGAAGCGGAACTGCAGGCGGAGTGGCATCCCAACCTCGACGAGATGCTGGCTATGGCCGACATCGTGACCTTGCACACGCCGCGCAACCCGGACAGTGAAAACCTGATCGACGCCCACCGCATCGCGCTGATGAAGCCAGCCGCCTATCTGATCAACACCAGCCGCGGCGGCATCCTGGACGAAGACGCGTTGGTCGATGCGCTGGAGGGTGGTCGGCTGGCCGGCGCCGGGCTGGACGTCTGGAAGCACGAACCGGCGATCGACCCGCGGCTCCTTGCGTTGCCGAACGTCGTGATGCTGCCGCACATGGGTTCGGCGACCTATGAAGGACGCCTGGCGATGGGCGAGCGCGTGATCGCCAATATCAAGGCATGGTCCGATGGCCACCGTCCGCCCGACCAGGTGCTCGAGGGCTGGGCCTGA
- a CDS encoding GNAT family N-acetyltransferase, whose protein sequence is MRFARADLDHHAVVALLEHHVREAHRNSPPGSVFALDLSALRLPEIRLWSVWDDETLLGLGAWKALGGGDGELKSMRTAPGHERKGVGKTMLAHLVADARAAGVTRLLLETGTNEAFAPARAMYEAAGFQPTGAFGDYVLTDFNRCYELAI, encoded by the coding sequence ATGAGATTCGCTCGCGCAGACCTCGACCACCACGCCGTCGTCGCGCTGCTGGAGCATCATGTCCGCGAGGCGCACCGTAATTCGCCGCCGGGCAGTGTCTTCGCGCTCGACCTGTCGGCACTGCGCCTGCCCGAAATCCGTCTGTGGAGCGTCTGGGACGACGAAACGCTGCTGGGGCTTGGCGCCTGGAAGGCCCTGGGCGGCGGGGATGGGGAACTCAAGTCGATGCGGACCGCGCCGGGACATGAGCGCAAGGGCGTCGGCAAGACCATGCTGGCGCATCTTGTCGCCGATGCTCGCGCCGCGGGGGTGACGCGCCTGCTCCTCGAAACCGGCACGAACGAGGCCTTTGCTCCGGCGCGGGCAATGTATGAAGCGGCGGGGTTTCAGCCGACGGGCGCGTTCGGGGACTATGTGCTGACCGACTTCAATCGCTGCTACGAGCTGGCGATCTGA
- a CDS encoding pseudouridine synthase has product MARLLLFNKPFDVLSQFTDRGSPTVRSTLSDFIAVKGVYPAGRLDRDSEGLLLLCDDGRLQARIADPRFKMPKTYLVQVEGDPQEPALDRLRQGVQLKDGMTLPAEVARIDPPDLWPRDPPIRQRKHIPDSWLEITIREGRNRQVRRMTAAVGLPTLRLVRWSIGDWTVAGIAPGRFEILSPSAEM; this is encoded by the coding sequence ATGGCCCGGCTACTGCTGTTCAACAAACCCTTCGACGTCCTGTCGCAATTCACCGATCGCGGATCGCCGACGGTGCGGTCGACCCTGTCGGACTTCATCGCGGTGAAGGGTGTCTATCCCGCCGGCAGGCTCGACCGCGACAGTGAGGGGCTGCTGCTGCTGTGCGATGACGGTCGGTTGCAGGCCCGGATCGCCGATCCGCGTTTCAAGATGCCTAAGACCTATCTCGTTCAGGTCGAAGGCGATCCGCAGGAGCCGGCGCTGGACCGCCTTCGGCAGGGCGTGCAGTTGAAGGATGGCATGACCCTGCCCGCGGAAGTCGCGCGGATCGACCCGCCGGACCTATGGCCGCGCGATCCACCGATCCGCCAGCGCAAACACATTCCCGACAGCTGGCTGGAAATTACCATTCGCGAGGGGCGCAACCGGCAAGTGCGGCGCATGACGGCCGCGGTCGGGTTGCCCACGTTGCGGCTCGTGCGCTGGTCGATCGGCGACTGGACCGTCGCCGGAATCGCGCCGGGCCGGTTCGAGATCCTATCCCCTTCGGCAGAGATGTAG
- a CDS encoding acetyl-CoA C-acyltransferase, whose protein sequence is MTTDPVVIASYARTPMGSFQGCLTGATATELGATAVGAAVERAGLKGNAIEKIYMGCVLPAGLGQAPARQAALKAGLPDHIEATTVNKMCGSGMQAAIMAADALAAGSADVIVAGGMESMTNAPYLSMRHRGGARIGHDVMKDHMYLDGLEDAYDPGKLMGSFAEDTAREYQFTRAAMDDFAIQSLQRAQKAQGSGAFDREIVPVEISGRKGPTTITLDEQPARGDVAKIPTLKPAFSKDGTITAANASSISDGAAALVMTRASIAEKLGLTPVARVVAHAAHAHKPALFTTAPVFATNKALERAGWQIGDVDLFEVNEAFAVVAMIAMHDLGIAHDVLNIHGGACALGHPIGASGARVLATLLSALETTGQKRGMASLCIGGGEATAMAVELMD, encoded by the coding sequence ATGACCACCGATCCCGTCGTCATCGCCAGCTATGCCCGCACCCCGATGGGCAGTTTCCAAGGCTGTCTGACCGGCGCGACCGCGACCGAACTCGGTGCGACCGCGGTCGGCGCGGCGGTCGAGCGCGCCGGCCTCAAGGGCAATGCGATCGAAAAGATCTACATGGGCTGCGTCCTGCCCGCCGGCCTCGGCCAGGCGCCCGCGCGCCAGGCGGCATTGAAGGCGGGCCTGCCCGACCATATCGAGGCGACGACCGTCAACAAGATGTGCGGCAGCGGCATGCAGGCGGCGATCATGGCCGCCGATGCGCTGGCGGCCGGTTCCGCCGACGTCATCGTCGCGGGCGGCATGGAGAGCATGACGAACGCGCCCTACCTGTCGATGCGCCACCGCGGCGGCGCCCGCATCGGCCACGACGTCATGAAGGACCATATGTACCTCGACGGGCTCGAGGACGCGTACGACCCCGGCAAGCTGATGGGCAGCTTCGCCGAGGACACCGCGCGCGAATATCAGTTCACGCGGGCGGCGATGGACGACTTTGCAATCCAGTCCCTCCAGCGCGCGCAGAAGGCACAAGGCTCCGGTGCATTCGACCGCGAGATTGTGCCCGTGGAGATTTCGGGTCGAAAGGGCCCGACCACGATCACCTTGGACGAACAGCCCGCCAGGGGCGACGTCGCCAAGATCCCGACGCTGAAGCCCGCCTTCTCGAAGGACGGCACGATCACCGCCGCCAACGCCTCGTCGATCAGCGACGGCGCCGCCGCGTTGGTGATGACCCGTGCGAGTATCGCCGAAAAACTCGGTTTGACCCCGGTCGCGCGCGTCGTCGCCCACGCCGCCCACGCCCACAAGCCCGCCCTGTTCACCACCGCCCCCGTGTTCGCGACGAACAAGGCGCTGGAGCGCGCCGGCTGGCAGATCGGCGACGTCGACCTGTTCGAAGTCAACGAAGCCTTCGCCGTCGTCGCCATGATCGCGATGCACGACCTGGGGATCGCCCACGACGTCCTCAACATCCACGGCGGCGCCTGTGCGCTCGGCCACCCGATCGGTGCCAGCGGCGCCCGGGTTCTGGCGACGCTGCTCTCGGCGCTCGAGACGACAGGTCAGAAGCGCGGCATGGCGTCGCTCTGCATCGGTGGCGGCGAAGCGACCGCGATGGCGGTGGAGTTGATGGACTGA